A window from Drosophila nasuta strain 15112-1781.00 chromosome 3, ASM2355853v1, whole genome shotgun sequence encodes these proteins:
- the LOC132792993 gene encoding insulinoma-associated protein 1a, with product MASVANPPQQPSSSSSSSTASGGSHSHVQSHPHMHSIQLLHNATAGGMPHGLGLLTTVASLPPKYRSRYLNIKTKCEIPLDLSVKPPSPEPVALPVAETSSDVPMATTEPPAATAVAAASEEVVLPQEVVVITEKPITPPQSPDPVAVAVAVPVAVKRKLSEQSETQPPAKLAKSQETLPDAAATPAKPIRVADTAPRTAKATTTTTSTSTSTSSAKSTRNKATRKLKFDEETSSPVSGTIIRPLEDITDGTMQYSNGDIDPKYNIVEITDETKAELAAIKNVIGDYVCRLCRIKFDDAFGLARHRCACIVLLEYRCPECGKQFNCPANLASHRRWHKPKKETSTTTSTAAKKENRNTSNQQEQPQQSSSKKSTSEEPAFGCAECGKKFKRAAYLRKHQQTHAKKTQTVAENEVEESEQEIDPQPAATTTITGSFQTSVYKSHSSSSASSSHSYAGTHEDEGVYVAGVASSSHYDYEADYLSDCSSSTSSAGYGRLQIVEHGLTEEESIAAAALTNLRNCASVIQHTTMAH from the coding sequence ATGGCCAGTGTTGCCAACCCACCTCAGCaaccatcgtcatcgtcatcgtcatcgacaGCCAGCGGTGGCAGCCACAGTCACGTTCAGTCTCACCCACACATGCACAGCATACAGCTGCTGCACAATGCCACGGCTGGGGGCATGCCACATGGCTTGGGTCTGCTGACCACGGTGGCATCGCTGCCGCCCAAGTATCGTAGTCGCTATCTGAACATCAAAACCAAGTGTGAAATACCATTGGATCTGTCCGTGAAACCGCCATCGCCAGAGCCAGTTGCATTGCCAGTTGCAGAGACAAGCAGCGATGTGCCAATGGCGACCACAGaaccaccagcagcaactgctgttgcagccGCAAGTGAGGAGGTTGTGCTGCCCCAGGAGGTGGTCGTTATTACAGAGAAACCCATAACACCGCCACAAAGCCCAGatccagttgcagttgcagtcgcagttcCAGTTGCAGTCAAGCGCAAGTTGAGCGAGCAAAGCGAAACACAGCCGCCAGCCAAATTGGCCAAATCACAAGAGACTTTGcctgatgctgctgccacgcCAGCGAAACCCATTAGGGTCGCAGACACAGCTCCGCGCACCGCcaaagcaaccacaacaacaacatcaacatcgacatcaacatcGAGTGCCAAATCGACGCGGAACAAAGCGACTCGCAAATTAAAGTTCGATGAGGAGACAAGTTCGCCGGTCTCGGGCACAATTATACGACCACTGGAGGACATCACCGATGGCACAATGCAGTACAGCAATGGCGACATCGATCCCAAGTACAACATTGTCGAGATTACCGACGAGACAAAGGCCGAACTGGCGGCCATCAAGAACGTAATTGGCGACTACGTCTGTCGTCTGTGTCGCATCAAGTTCGACGATGCTTTTGGTTTGGCGCGTCATCGTTGCGCCTGCATTGTGCTGCTCGAGTATCGCTGCCCCGAGTGTGGCAAGCAATTCAATTGCCCCGCTAATTTGGCCTCCCACCGACGCTGGCACAAGCCCAAAAAGgagacgtcgacgacgacatcGACAGCCGCCAAAAAGGAGAACCGCAATACCAGCAATCAACAGGAGCAGCCACAACAATCGAGCTCAAAGAAATCCACGAGCGAGGAGCCTGCCTTTGGCTGTGCCGAGTGTGGCAAGAAGTTCAAACGTGCCGCATATCTGCGCAAGCATCAGCAGACGCATGCAAAGAAGACACAAACAGTGGCAGAGAACGAGGTGGAGGAATCGGAGCAGGAGATCGACCCAcagccagcagcaaccacaacaattaCGGGCAGCTTCCAGACGTCTGTCTACAAATCGCACAGCTCCAGCTCCGCCAGCAGTTCGCACTCCTACGCCGGCACCCACGAGGACGAAGGCGTCTATGTGGCGGGCGTGGCCAGCAGCAGTCACTACGACTACGAGGCTGACTACTTGTCCGACTGCAGTTCGTCCACCTCCTCCGCTGGCTACGGTCGTCTTCAGATTGTCGAGCACGGTCTCACCGAGGAGGAGAGCATCGCAGCAGCTGCTCTCACGAATCTTCGCAATTGCGCCTCTGTCATCCAACACACGACAATGGCGCATTAA
- the LOC132789943 gene encoding uncharacterized protein LOC132789943, with translation MHCLTLALIAICGLTVGFAAAPAPRAAAAPANNFYLEVQNWVRSVPHKEIQQLVRAYALNDAGFQSVLREINSLPTYRLRQQVLRQPEVLQFIQWLGQQLLLSGGSLKVFDDLEIEIKLFNKYPYWAQSVNGVAGFEQEFLYLYPVQQLRSLLESNAQQSPASAELWRRLVALKPVYERIVATPQAIAFGNRLRALGVDIAGVDSLIRYQLGWSNETISNYDYQDYLGF, from the coding sequence ATGCATTGTCTCACATTAGCACTGATTGCCATCTGCGGTTTAACCGTAGGATTTGctgcagctccagctccaagggcagcagctgctccagcCAATAATTTCTATTTGGAGGTGCAGAACTGGGTGCGAAGTGTGCCACACAAGGAGATCCAGCAATTGGTCAGAGCTTATGCTCTGAATGATGCCGGATTCCAGTCAGTGCTGAGAGAGATCAACTCGTTGCCCACATATCGATTGCGCCAGCAAGTGCTCCGTCAGCCGGAGGTGCTTCAATTCATTCAGTGGCTGGggcagcaattgctgctgtcAGGCGGATCCCTGAAAGTGTTTGACGACCTCGAGATTGAGATTAAACTGTTCAACAAATATCCCTACTGGGCTCAGTCGGTGAATGGAGTCGCTGGCTTCGAGCAGGAATTCCTCTATCTGTATCCCGTCCAACAGCTGCGTAGTCTCCTGGAAAGCAACGCCCAGCAGAGTCCCGCCTCTGCCGAGCTCTGGCGTCGCCTGGTTGCCCTGAAGCCGGTCTACGAACGAATTGTGGCCACACCACAGGCCATCGCTTTTGGCAATCGCCTGCGTGCCTTGGGCGTGGATATTGCTGGCGTGGATTCGCTCATTCGCTACCAACTGGGCTGGAGCAATGAAACCATCTCCAACTACGACTACCAGGATTATCTTGGATTTTAA